Proteins from a single region of Ischnura elegans chromosome 2, ioIscEleg1.1, whole genome shotgun sequence:
- the LOC124153436 gene encoding transcription factor BTF3 homolog 4, producing the protein MNQEKLRKLQSQVRIGGKGTPRRKKKVVHATAATDDKKLQSALKKLSVNTIPGIEEVNMIKEDGSVIHFNNPKAQASLAANTFAITGHAENKKVTEMLPGILSQLGPGGLAHLKRLASSVTSSAAGGKANLDDDEVPELMGNFDDASKEELPVSSTKEKEGNEASGGDGKENTVGKA; encoded by the coding sequence GAGGGAAAGGAACCCCAAGGAGAAAGAAGAAGGTTGTCCATGCTACTGCGGCCACAGATGACAAGAAGCTTCAGAGTGCGCTGAAAAAACTTTCTGTTAATACCATTCCCGGAATTGAGGAAGTTAATATGATAAAGGAAGATGGATCAGTTATTCATTTTAACAACCCGAAGGCACAAGCATCTCTGGCGGCAAACACTTTCGCTATCACCGGTCACGCGGAGAATAAGAAGGTTACCGAAATGTTACCGGGAATTTTAAGCCAATTGGGACCAGGTGGATTGGCTCATTTAAAGCGATTGGCGTCAAGTGTCACCAGCAGTGCTGCAGGCGGTAAGGCAAACCTCGATGATGATGAAGTACCAGAACTGATGGGTAACTTCGACGACGCCAGTAAGGAGGAACTGCCAGTTAGCAGCACCAAGGAGAAGGAAGGAAACGAAGCCAGTGGGGGtgatggaaaagaaaatactGTTGGGAAGGCCTAG